TTTAGTAACATAGATGTTTTTTAACGAGGTGCCGCTAGCTCGTTTAGTAACATGAATGTTTTTTAACGAGGTACCACTATCACCTTTAGTAACATCAATGTTTCTTAACTAGATACCACTATCACTCGGAGAGATACCACTATCACTTTTAACAACATGGATGTTTCTTAACTAGATACCGCTATCACCTTTAGTAACATGGATGTTTCTTTAGTTGATGACCCTAGGTGGGAAACTAGCAGTCATAGGGTAGTGATCCCCTGCTGTAGATTTTTTTGGGCAGAGACATGGGTGGGATATGTCTCAATTCCTGACGCCGCCCATCGTGATCTCGAACTCTTCGAAACCCTGAACCCGATCCTGCAGGCCCTGAGCCAATTGTGTTTCTTGGTGAAAGATACCGGCAGTGAAGCCTACACCGCCGCCCGAGCGGCTTATAAATCTATCAAGACCAGCGGGAAGGGCATCAGCCTGGATGAGGTGATCGATAATCTGAAACAACAGTTTCAACGGTCTCGCCGACCCGCGACGGCCAAGGCTGAGTAACTGCGATTAACTGAACTCTTTGTTGGTCTACAGCAGGGGCATCCTTCGGGGTGCTTCTTTTCGTTGAGGAGATTGACCACTAGATAAGCCCGGCATTGGAGGTATTATCCAGCAGTTTTGACGGATAACATCCCTAATCTCCAGGATTAACCATAAAATCTGCTCGATAACACCCTGAGACCTCGGACTTATCAATCAAATAGTCCGTTTAATTCCTTAAAAACCGGGTATTATCCCGTAGATCTGATAGATAATGTGGGGTATAGGGGGTCTTATCCAGCAGATCTGGCACTTAATACATAGTTATGCCGCGCAAGCAACGCTATGCCGCCGAATGAGTACAGCCGAAACGACGTGGACGAACCCGTTGAGGTCGTTGCCTACGATCCGGCATGGCCCGAAGCCTTCAAGTGCGAGCAGGCCGCGCTCCTCCCTCTGCTCAGCCCTGAAGCGGTCGCCGCCGAGCACTTCGGGAGCACGGCGGTTCCGGGCCTCACCGCCAAGCCAGTCGTGGACGTGTTGATCGGGCTGCGGCATTATCCGCCATCCGAGCGAGTGCTGGCTACGCTGAGCCAGTCGGGGTACGTGTGCTTGGGAGAGGCGGGCGTGCCCGGGCGCCACTACTGCCGGAAGCGCGAGGCGGCAAGAGCGACCGGGCGCTTACTTGCGTACTCGGAACGGAAGGCAGACGTCATGGCGTCGTTGCTGGAGCGGGCGCGAGCTTGGGCGGGTTTGCCCTCAGGCGCGGCATAACCAGCGGCTGCACGCGGACGCAGGGCCGGTGCGTCTGGATTACCGCTTCGCTATTTTGCAAGCTCACTACTTCGGCTGGCCGTCGGCGCACCCTGCGCCGGTGAGCCGCGAGCCGTTAGACGGCATTGAGGACGGTTGCGAATGAAAGTGCTGGCAATCGGCGCGACGGGCTTCATCGGCCAGAACGTTCTCCCTCTATTGATCGACCGGGGGCATGAAGTTGCCGTGCTGCACCGGGGAGAGACGGTTCAGAGTCCGCCAGAAGACGTACGCGAGATCCGAGGTAACCGCGATCGGCTAACTGATTGCCGGGCTGAGCTCGAACGATTTGCACCCGATGTGATACTCGACCTGATCCTATACACCGAGCAGCAGACGCAACAGATTGTCGATATCTTCCGGGGCACAGGAGGCCGGGTTGTCGCGGTCAGCAGCGGCGATGTCTATCGCAACTACGACGGATTTCGCGGGAAAGCCACGGCTCCACCTGATCCGGTGCCGTTATTGGAGAACGCGCCGCTTCGTGAGACGCGGTATCCCTATCGGGGCCACGAAATGAACTTCGGGTACGCGCAAGACTACGAGAAGATTCTGGTCGAGCAGCTCTTGCTGGGTGAGCCAGCACTTCCCGCAACCGTCCTGCGGCTTCCTGCCGTCTACGGCCCTGGGGACAGACAGCACCGGCTGCGGCCTTACCTGCAGCGCATGACGGACCGCCAAGCTCAAATCCTCCTTGAGGAGGGACAGGCCAGCTGGCGCTGGACGCGAGGCTTCGTCGAAAACGTTGCCGCTGCAGTGGCATTGGCGGTCATGGATCCCCGCGGCGTAGGTCATGTCTACAACGTTGGCGATGAACCCACTTTCACCGAGCGCGAGTG
This portion of the Halomicronema hongdechloris C2206 genome encodes:
- a CDS encoding GrpB family protein translates to MPPNEYSRNDVDEPVEVVAYDPAWPEAFKCEQAALLPLLSPEAVAAEHFGSTAVPGLTAKPVVDVLIGLRHYPPSERVLATLSQSGYVCLGEAGVPGRHYCRKREAARATGRLLAYSERKADVMASLLERARAWAGLPSGAA
- a CDS encoding NAD-dependent epimerase/dehydratase family protein encodes the protein MKVLAIGATGFIGQNVLPLLIDRGHEVAVLHRGETVQSPPEDVREIRGNRDRLTDCRAELERFAPDVILDLILYTEQQTQQIVDIFRGTGGRVVAVSSGDVYRNYDGFRGKATAPPDPVPLLENAPLRETRYPYRGHEMNFGYAQDYEKILVEQLLLGEPALPATVLRLPAVYGPGDRQHRLRPYLQRMTDRQAQILLEEGQASWRWTRGFVENVAAAVALAVMDPRGVGHVYNVGDEPTFTEREWVERIARVAGWGGDVVAVPRSELPDDLRQPVDWRFHLWTDTAALRFDLEYVSPVPLDEALRRTVEWERSGLGE